atagttttgatgccttcagtgagaatctacaatgtaaatagtcatgaaaataaagaaaacgcattgaatgagaaggtgtgtccaaacttttggcctgtactgtattgtacagaacaccagcacacaacagagcaCCATGAGTAAAACACAACCCTAAGCATCAAGCGACACTTAAAAATCTTACTTAAGGTTGGCACAAATGAATACACCTACTGATTACTTCACACTGGAAGAAGTTGAACTCCAGCAAAGCTACCCCAAGAACAAATCTAGTTTGGTTGAGTAAAGCTACTTTGAAAAAGTAGTTCAAACTATTTTCTTAAAAGGATCACATTGGCAATGTGTATGATATGAAAtcataatactttttttttaagtcacgcaagaaaaaaaacaagcaaagcaaaaaagcaaaataaaaatgtcactaCATTTAACTGCACAAAGTGCCCAATTGTTCAGATGTCAgacataaacaataaataaaaaaaataattaaaatataccCCACCCTTAATGAGAAAGTGCAGGAATGTCAGCTTTGGTTTTGTGTATGATGTCCATCTAAAATTcttataatacaaaaataatacaaaaattcACATATCAACATAAAATGCCACTGAATTTAGTATATTGCAAAGAGTGCAACCTGTTCACAGatccaaaaaataaatacataatagccCAAACTAGCCCACTCTTCATGGGAAAGTGCAGAGaatgtcagttttgtttttttgtttttgatgtcCATCATTCAGACACCTGCCTCCCAAAAAAAAGTTCAGGTGGGGGTCATGCACCAGGTAGGATTACTCAGGTGGCCAGGTAACTTCTAAAGTAGCAACAACTTCTCTTaacatttattaataaataGCAATGATCAAAACTAATGACTAACTGTGGTCAAAGTCAATTACAAGGGAAAAGCaattgtaaaataaaattttaaaaaaagaatcattACCCTTTATGTCCTATAATTATTTGTAGTTTCAGTAGGTAACTAcacaaaaattgcaaaaaagtaatttaactaCTTTAATTAATATGCAAATGTAGTGTAGCTAAACTACCAGCAAGCTATTGTTAAATGTAGTTAAACTTAATTATATTTAAACATGTAGCTCACTTCTCCTcgacactgtcattttttacATTGTTTCACAAAGAGTTGTTCAATTACACCTAGCTAAACACTGCAGGTGTTAAACAATGGTTaaattcagtgtgtttccaggtATGTAATTATATTTAAATTAATCACGCCGCGGTCTCAGCTGTGCGTTTTCAAAGCGGCCTCGCGCTCGACGCCAATTCAGGAAGTTTATCTGGTAGCTGTTTGTTCTCCAAACTCCTACTGAGGAGACCTGAGACAAACATGGGGAAGCTTAATTTTTTTGTCCTTTGGTCCCTACGTGACGCCCCCCGCCAGTTCATCAGGTAGGCTtactttttaaatacttttttttattgtttgaaacaacatttcaaacatgtggTCTCACCCTCCGCAGCAAATCCAACCGGAGCTGCTTCCAAGTCCACATCCCGCTGCCTCTTCCCAAACAGCTGGTCATATTTGGCCTCGGAGAGTGGAAATGCAGCGAGGCGACCATCTCAGTGGATGTTGTGGTCAGTGCCCAGTGCCCTGCCCAGAAAATTGGCACTCTGTCAGCTCAAGTAAGGTATGTGGAGGAAGTGTGTTAGTTTCTGTTgttgatacaaaaaaaaaaaaacctcgaGTGTAAAGTGGTAAAATTGACTTTGAACTCAGGTGCCTGACCTGGGAGGGTGACTGGAGAGATGACGTTGTCACAGTGGCAGCAGAGAGAGGCAGGAGAGGAGTTTATGGCAAGATTGTGCTCACAGTGTGTGGACAGGTAGGAAgctttgtctttgtgttcacAGGTCATATAcacactggccactttattaggtacaccttgcttgtactgggttggaccccctttACCTACACAATTACCTTAATTTAtcgtggcatagattcaacaaggtgctggaaacattcctcagagatgttggtccatattgacaagatagcatcacacagttgctgaacatccatgatgcgaatctcctgttccaccacatcccaaaggtgctctgttGGATTGAGacctggtgactgtggaggccattggagtacagtgaactcactgACATGTTCAAGAAActagtttgagatgatttgagctttgtgacatggtgcgttatcctgctggaagtagccatcagaagataaTTATTAATTACATGTAGTTCAGCACTCCCCAACACTGGGTTTAGTTCAAATTTCAGATATAGAAGGCATTATATTGTCACTGCTTTAATGCAAAGACTTGTGTCCAACTACAGGATCAAGCCAGTGTTTTCAGCAGCACTCCTCTGGTTCAAAGGAAGTTTCTGTTCCCAGACCAGCATGATGCCACTGATCTCTCCTGCACGTTACACCAGAGCGTTGTAAATGACACGGTGAGATGAACAGGGTTAAAATTGCTTTGCTGTGATCTACTCTTTTGTTGCAGCGTTTCATTATTGTCCTGTCTTGCAGATAACTTCCAACTCCTCACACCTGGGTGATAGTGTTTTCTGTGCGGAGATCCAAGTTAATAAAATTGACACCAGTGAGCCCACGGTGGGGAACAAACTCCCGCTTTGGCCTACGGTAATATTCATGCTCAACTATATATTGattcatgtctgcatgtaaagTAAGTGACTTATTCTTTGATGTACAACCCTCAGGATAAGACCCCCAAACGGACAGTTATTAGTAGGAGAGGCCGGCTGACGTGGAGCTCTGAGGACATGGACAGTCTGGCAGAGGACATAGAACAGGCTTCAACGCCCAAGAAAATGAGGCTGTCCAGGATGAACAGCAAAGAGGAAATGAGTGTGCAGATAAAAACGGAGACCAGAGAAGGTCAGGAAACTTTAACAACCACTGCGGTCACATCTGAATGCTCAAAATGCGGTTTGACAGAGATCTTGGTTTAGTTTCAGTGTGTCCGTCAAAGCGCTGGAGCCATACCATGTGCCTGAGTGACCCTGACACAGCCGTCCTCATCGGAGGGGAGGCAGCGGATCAACATTACTGCAAGGACTCCCTGTGGAAGCTTGAGTTAGGTCAGTGGGTATTGTTTACTATAACCAAAAGGAGGAAATAAGACAAACTAGCGAAATATTTGCACTGAACATGGTgttgtttttccacatttatttCCATCTTGACCTATTTCCAGACAGTGACTTCTGGTTCCCCATGAACTCCTCTGCATCTGGGCCCGTGCCACCTTGTGCCCGAGGACACTCCGCAACCTATGACCCAGACTCTAAGTCGGTCTTTGTTTACGGTGGCCTGAGGGAGGGTCAGCGCTACAGCGAGCTGTACATCCTTAACACTCTGACCTGGAAGTGGAAGCTTGTCACTGTGGGTTTGTTGCAAGTCACAAACATGTAGTagccttgattttttttttttttttttttttttatcaaatacTCAAGCAGATGTGTAGGAAATGCTTTCTCCTGGCTTGTTTTGCGGATTTACACCCTCTAGGCAAAAGGGAGTgttccaaatttggcacatcACTCTGCAGCTTTTTATAAGAAAGAGCTTTTCGTCTTTGGTGGAGTTCAGCTGAGCCACTCTTCTGTGGATAAGACCTGCAGTAACACTCTGTACATCTTCAACCCAGAGTTTGAACTCTGGTACCAGCCGATTGTGGAGGGGGACAGACCTCTGCCTCGGTTTGGGTCAGTTCTTCTTTTCAACACGACTACACTCTCATCCAAATACTGTTTAATTTTCCTTTCTGCATATTGATCCCATGCTTGTTTATATTAAACAGACACTCAGCCACACTGATGTCACAGAGGTTGATAATATTTGGTGGACGGAAGACTGCCACCTACCTGAATGATCTCCATGTTCTAGATCTGGGTAAGATGAAGATTCAGTGGCTGCACTAAGAAATGATTTTGTGTCCAGGCTTAAACTgatatttctgtttcttttttttttttaaggattcaTGGAGTACACAGCTGTGAAGTGTGGGAACATGCCACCGCTGCCTCGAGGGTGAGTGCAGGACTAATCAACCTTGACAAAATGTCATTGATGTAGCCATCtgttttcttatatttttgGTGTCTTTGACAGATGGAACTGCACTTTAATTTAATGGGttttaacacaaaaaaatactgtCTTTCAGCattgttaattattttttagcTAAATATGGAATAATGTCATTAATTGAATTAAGTATTATGTAGACACTGGCTTTAGAACAGTAATTGTACACGAGAAACTTCCCTGCTCGTACATGGACAGGTTTCATGCAGCTGCACCAGTTGCAAACAACAGGATATTAGTCAGTGGAGGCTGCAGTGCGATTGGAGCTCTGCAGGATTTACACATTTTCAACATCGGTGAGTACGTCATTTGTGCCACTTCAATCTGATTATAGTAAATACGATGAGATTATCAGTGTGATCCTGATAACATAATAATTGTTAATAAGGTTGGCATCAGACATGGATATTTACTTTGAGTCACCGTGTTCCAAGCTGTTACTAACAGTGTTTTGATTTCTCCTCAGACACCAACATGTGGAGCTCAGTGGCGTCTCCTCTGCTTTGCTCCAAGCCTCGTGCAGGACACAGCATGATGAACCTGGGCCGCTCCGTCCTAACAGATGCAGAGAAGCATGAACAGGGTGAAAACGTCAGTGTCTGCTGCACACTGCTGGTGTTTGGAGGATCGGACTGCTCAGGCACCTTCTACAACGACACACTCAAGTGCACAGTGGAGATTCCTGGTGACAAGTGATGGGACAGAATCTGTTCAAGACAATTGGTTTTTTAGCGTTTTTAAACAGTGGAGGATGCTGTGGTCTGT
This Epinephelus lanceolatus isolate andai-2023 chromosome 15, ASM4190304v1, whole genome shotgun sequence DNA region includes the following protein-coding sequences:
- the LOC117267094 gene encoding uncharacterized protein LOC117267094; protein product: MGKLNFFVLWSLRDAPRQFISKSNRSCFQVHIPLPLPKQLVIFGLGEWKCSEATISVDVVVSAQCPAQKIGTLSAQVRCLTWEGDWRDDVVTVAAERGRRGVYGKIVLTVCGQDQASVFSSTPLVQRKFLFPDQHDATDLSCTLHQSVVNDTITSNSSHLGDSVFCAEIQVNKIDTSEPTVGNKLPLWPTDKTPKRTVISRRGRLTWSSEDMDSLAEDIEQASTPKKMRLSRMNSKEEMSVQIKTETREVSVCPSKRWSHTMCLSDPDTAVLIGGEAADQHYCKDSLWKLELDSDFWFPMNSSASGPVPPCARGHSATYDPDSKSVFVYGGLREGQRYSELYILNTLTWKWKLVTAKGSVPNLAHHSAAFYKKELFVFGGVQLSHSSVDKTCSNTLYIFNPEFELWYQPIVEGDRPLPRFGHSATLMSQRLIIFGGRKTATYLNDLHVLDLGFMEYTAVKCGNMPPLPRGFHAAAPVANNRILVSGGCSAIGALQDLHIFNIDTNMWSSVASPLLCSKPRAGHSMMNLGRSVLTDAEKHEQGENVSVCCTLLVFGGSDCSGTFYNDTLKCTVEIPGDK